One stretch of Niallia sp. XMNu-256 DNA includes these proteins:
- a CDS encoding Cof-type HAD-IIB family hydrolase — MAEKHLIVLDLDGTLLKDDKTISSKTKKVLNKAKELGHEVMIATGRPYRSSEMYYNELKLTSPIVNFNGAFVHHPKDNSFGIRHTPLDMSVAKDIVESCNSFDFHNIIAEVIDDVYIHYHDEKLLQIFNYGNPTITTGDLRKFLNASPTSLLIHTEEEQLKIIRQHLADVHAEVIEQRSWGDPFPIIEIVKHGLSKAVGLKEVSQYYGIPRDRIIAFGDEDNDLEMIDYAGYGIAMGNAIDELKNIAKEVTYTNEEDGIGHYLNDLLNLKAI, encoded by the coding sequence ATGGCAGAAAAACATTTAATTGTATTGGATTTAGATGGTACATTATTAAAAGATGATAAAACCATTTCAAGTAAAACAAAAAAGGTTCTTAATAAGGCCAAAGAATTGGGACATGAAGTAATGATTGCAACGGGTAGGCCTTATCGCTCTTCAGAAATGTATTACAATGAATTAAAATTAACATCCCCTATCGTTAATTTTAATGGGGCTTTTGTTCACCATCCGAAAGACAACAGTTTTGGCATCCGTCATACTCCTTTAGATATGTCTGTCGCAAAGGACATTGTTGAATCGTGCAACTCTTTTGATTTTCATAATATTATCGCAGAAGTAATCGATGATGTATACATACATTATCATGATGAAAAACTTCTTCAAATATTTAATTATGGGAACCCAACAATTACAACTGGAGATCTACGTAAATTTCTAAATGCTTCTCCAACCTCCTTGTTAATTCATACCGAAGAAGAACAATTGAAGATCATTCGCCAGCATCTAGCAGATGTCCATGCTGAGGTCATTGAACAACGGAGCTGGGGCGATCCATTCCCAATCATTGAAATTGTCAAACACGGTCTTAGTAAGGCGGTCGGTTTAAAAGAAGTATCCCAATATTATGGAATTCCACGTGATCGAATTATTGCTTTTGGGGATGAGGATAATGATCTAGAAATGATTGATTATGCTGGTTACGGAATTGCAATGGGAAATGCAATTGACGAATTAAAAAATATCGCTAAGGAAGTAACTTATACCAATGAGGAAGACGGAATCGGTCACTATTTAAATGATTTACTGAATTTAAAAGCAATCTAA
- a CDS encoding acetylornithine transaminase: MSNLFPTYSRWEVEPKWAEGSFLYGKDGKKYLDFTSGIGVNNLGHRPKAVQEAVQEQLNKFWHVSNLFPVEIQETAAEKLAQAAGMDLVFFANSGAEANEAAIKLARKATGRKKIITFYQSFHGRTYATMSATGQDKIKKGFGPMLETFTYVPYNDLEALKAEIDDEVAAVMLEVIQGEGGVIPANKEFLNGVETLCKQYNSLMIIDEIQTGIGRTGKPFAFQHYGLTPDIVSVAKGLGNGFPIGAIIGRDELKDVFGPGSHGTTFGGNPLSVASSIATMNIIFDEDFLAQVNEKADFLKKNLDEQLSGLSNVSGIRGLGLMVGIEVKGQVSELLQELRVNGLIVLSAGENVIRLLPPLTVTIEELRSGVEVLAQVLTKNS, translated from the coding sequence ATGAGCAATTTATTCCCGACATACAGTAGATGGGAAGTTGAGCCTAAATGGGCTGAAGGTAGTTTTCTATACGGGAAAGATGGGAAAAAGTATTTAGACTTTACTTCTGGTATTGGTGTGAATAATTTAGGACATCGCCCAAAGGCTGTCCAAGAAGCGGTTCAAGAACAACTGAATAAATTTTGGCATGTGTCCAACTTATTTCCTGTGGAAATTCAAGAAACGGCTGCAGAAAAATTAGCACAAGCTGCTGGAATGGATCTAGTCTTCTTTGCAAATAGTGGTGCTGAGGCTAATGAGGCTGCTATAAAGCTTGCAAGAAAAGCAACAGGAAGGAAAAAGATTATTACTTTTTATCAATCCTTCCATGGTAGGACATATGCTACTATGTCTGCTACAGGTCAGGATAAAATTAAAAAAGGTTTTGGTCCAATGCTCGAAACCTTTACATATGTCCCTTACAATGATTTGGAAGCATTAAAAGCAGAAATAGATGATGAAGTAGCAGCAGTCATGTTAGAAGTGATTCAAGGTGAGGGAGGGGTGATCCCTGCCAACAAGGAATTTCTAAATGGGGTTGAAACTCTTTGTAAACAATACAATTCATTAATGATCATCGATGAGATTCAAACAGGAATCGGTCGTACGGGCAAGCCTTTTGCTTTTCAACATTATGGATTAACACCAGATATCGTTTCGGTGGCCAAAGGGTTAGGCAATGGTTTCCCAATTGGTGCTATTATTGGAAGAGATGAATTAAAGGATGTATTTGGTCCAGGGAGTCATGGCACGACATTTGGAGGGAATCCACTTTCAGTTGCATCCTCTATTGCAACGATGAATATAATATTCGACGAGGATTTCCTAGCCCAAGTAAATGAGAAGGCAGACTTTTTAAAGAAAAACTTAGATGAGCAGCTTTCAGGTCTTTCAAATGTTAGTGGAATTAGGGGTCTTGGTCTCATGGTTGGAATTGAAGTTAAAGGACAGGTTTCAGAACTGCTGCAAGAATTAAGAGTCAATGGATTGATTGTTTTATCAGCAGGTGAGAATGTTATTAGACTTCTCCCGCCATTAACCGTGACAATTGAGGAACTTAGAAGTGGAGTGGAAGTTCTCGCTCAAGTTCTTACAAAAAATAGTTAA
- the argB gene encoding acetylglutamate kinase — protein MGKIVIKCGGSILDELTSEFFTGLKLLQEQGNQIIFVHGGGPDINQMLTMYEVEPEFYNGLRKTTEQTLEIAELVLSGRTNRKLVQKLTMHGFQAFGINGSDVGLLQAEYIDQDSLGFVGEIVSVNNKMITNFIQDGIVPVITPIAIHRSGQKLNVNADYAAAAVAQSIKADQCIFVTDVAGIMVNQQVVDSLEKTQVERLIEDGTIYGGMIPKVTSAMSALEKGLSSVMIVSGKATFFDGNGWKGTKIIGKE, from the coding sequence GTGGGGAAAATTGTTATTAAATGTGGAGGAAGTATTCTCGATGAATTAACCTCAGAATTCTTTACTGGTTTAAAGCTTCTACAAGAACAGGGAAATCAAATCATTTTTGTCCATGGCGGGGGGCCAGATATTAATCAGATGCTCACCATGTACGAGGTTGAACCTGAATTTTATAATGGCCTAAGAAAAACGACTGAACAAACATTAGAAATAGCTGAGTTAGTGTTATCAGGACGAACCAATCGTAAACTTGTTCAGAAACTAACTATGCATGGTTTTCAAGCGTTTGGAATTAATGGAAGTGATGTCGGTTTACTGCAAGCAGAATATATTGACCAGGATTCCCTTGGTTTTGTTGGTGAAATTGTCTCAGTAAATAATAAAATGATCACGAACTTTATCCAGGATGGAATCGTTCCTGTCATTACGCCAATTGCAATTCATCGAAGCGGTCAAAAATTAAATGTCAATGCTGATTATGCAGCGGCAGCTGTTGCTCAGTCAATAAAAGCGGATCAATGTATCTTTGTAACTGATGTTGCAGGAATTATGGTGAATCAACAAGTCGTTGATTCATTAGAAAAAACACAGGTAGAGAGATTAATTGAGGATGGTACGATTTACGGTGGAATGATTCCGAAAGTAACATCTGCAATGTCAGCCCTTGAAAAAGGGCTGTCTAGTGTCATGATCGTTTCAGGAAAAGCTACATTTTTTGATGGCAATGGGTGGAAAGGCACTAAAATTATCGGAAAAGAGTGA
- a CDS encoding DUF3813 domain-containing protein — protein MSNRLFQDARKLVEAAKNSYSEEAHLKAQNALSSAYANSTTAEKKQLQELQEELGSLS, from the coding sequence ATGAGTAATCGACTTTTTCAAGACGCTAGAAAATTGGTCGAAGCAGCGAAAAATAGCTACTCGGAAGAAGCGCACTTAAAGGCACAAAATGCGTTATCGTCCGCTTATGCTAACTCCACCACTGCAGAAAAAAAGCAACTCCAAGAACTACAAGAAGAGCTAGGTTCCTTATCATAA
- the moaA gene encoding GTP 3',8-cyclase MoaA encodes MTKEIIKDKLNRPLRDLRISVIDRCNFRCQYCMPADLFGPDFAFLPKKELLTFEEIERLARIFIGLGVEKIRLTGGEPLLRQDLPVLVEKLSSIEGLHDIALTTNGVYLPKYAQALRDAGLQRVNISLDSLKDELFGEINGRNVGTKPVLKGIKAAQEAGLGIKINMVVKKGLNDSEIIPMAQFCKDEGLQLRYIEFMDVGSTNGWKMDDVITKKEIYYMLKEHFELESLYPDYYGEVAKRYKYKDNGVEVGFITSVSEAFCSTCTRSRLSANGQIFTCLFNGNGHDIRDFMRNGASDQEIRNRIIEIWQGRTDRYSEERTAETVANRKKIEMSYIGG; translated from the coding sequence ATGACAAAAGAAATAATAAAAGATAAATTGAATCGGCCACTGAGGGATTTACGTATATCTGTGATTGACCGCTGTAACTTCCGCTGTCAATATTGCATGCCTGCTGATCTATTTGGTCCAGATTTTGCTTTTTTACCGAAGAAAGAACTACTAACGTTTGAAGAGATTGAACGATTAGCACGAATCTTTATTGGTCTTGGAGTAGAGAAAATTCGATTGACAGGTGGAGAACCGTTATTAAGGCAGGATTTGCCCGTTTTAGTGGAAAAGTTATCCTCAATTGAAGGTTTACACGATATAGCATTAACAACAAACGGTGTTTACTTGCCCAAATATGCCCAAGCTTTGAGAGATGCAGGTTTACAACGTGTGAATATTAGTTTAGATAGTTTAAAGGATGAATTATTTGGGGAAATTAATGGCCGAAACGTTGGAACCAAGCCGGTCCTTAAAGGGATCAAAGCGGCCCAAGAAGCAGGACTAGGTATAAAAATCAACATGGTTGTCAAAAAGGGTTTAAATGACTCCGAGATTATTCCGATGGCCCAGTTCTGTAAAGATGAGGGGTTGCAACTAAGGTATATTGAATTTATGGATGTAGGCAGCACGAATGGTTGGAAAATGGATGATGTGATTACGAAGAAAGAAATTTACTATATGTTGAAAGAACATTTTGAGTTAGAATCGCTTTATCCTGATTACTATGGGGAAGTTGCAAAGCGTTACAAGTATAAAGATAATGGGGTTGAGGTCGGGTTTATTACTTCTGTATCTGAGGCATTTTGTTCTACTTGTACAAGGTCTCGTTTGTCTGCGAATGGACAAATTTTTACTTGTTTATTCAATGGAAACGGCCATGACATTCGCGACTTTATGCGAAATGGTGCATCAGATCAAGAAATCCGAAATCGAATTATAGAGATTTGGCAGGGTAGAACCGATCGATATTCCGAAGAACGAACAGCTGAAACGGTAGCCAATCGAAAGAAAATAGAGATGTCTTATATCGGTGGCTAA
- the argC gene encoding N-acetyl-gamma-glutamyl-phosphate reductase translates to MKVSVIGTTGYGGIELLRILHNHPIFQIQSIHSSRGESPIWTEYPHLFDINKQKLEKIDPEKIAMNADLVFFATPSGVSSELAAAFADYDVKVVDLSGDLRLKNQEDYKKWYKQEPAPQSLLDKAVYGLSEWNRENIENAEWISNPGCYSTASLLGLAPIVKENWVVPTSIVIDAKSGTSGAGRKPSRMHMMAEMTENFKIYKVNEHQHIPEIEQQLVDWNKDIKPITFSTHLLPISRGIMATIYVQLGKEKKLTEIHELYQHYYEKAPFVRVRPIGNDPAIKEVAGSNYCDIGIHLDERTGRLTIVSVIDNLMKGAAGQAVQNANIMNGLDEKTGIDFIPMYP, encoded by the coding sequence GTGAAAGTTTCTGTGATCGGTACAACGGGTTATGGAGGAATCGAATTACTGAGAATTCTTCATAACCATCCTATATTTCAAATACAATCTATCCACTCATCAAGAGGAGAGTCTCCTATTTGGACGGAATACCCACATTTATTCGATATTAATAAACAAAAATTAGAAAAAATTGATCCAGAAAAGATTGCTATGAATGCAGATTTGGTCTTTTTTGCAACCCCATCAGGAGTTTCAAGTGAACTTGCAGCTGCATTTGCAGACTATGATGTAAAGGTGGTTGACTTGTCTGGTGATCTACGTTTAAAAAATCAAGAAGATTATAAAAAATGGTATAAACAGGAACCAGCGCCACAGTCGCTTTTAGATAAAGCAGTATATGGATTATCTGAATGGAACCGCGAGAACATCGAAAATGCTGAATGGATTTCAAATCCAGGATGCTATTCAACCGCATCGTTACTTGGATTGGCACCGATTGTTAAAGAAAACTGGGTAGTGCCAACATCAATTGTGATTGATGCTAAATCGGGCACTTCTGGTGCGGGGAGAAAACCATCAAGAATGCATATGATGGCAGAGATGACGGAAAACTTTAAAATTTATAAAGTAAACGAACACCAACATATCCCTGAAATTGAACAACAATTAGTCGATTGGAATAAAGATATTAAACCAATTACATTCTCAACACATTTACTTCCAATATCTCGGGGAATTATGGCCACTATCTATGTGCAATTAGGAAAAGAAAAAAAACTTACGGAAATTCATGAGCTATATCAACATTATTATGAAAAAGCTCCTTTTGTAAGAGTTCGTCCGATTGGAAATGACCCTGCTATAAAGGAAGTAGCCGGTTCAAATTATTGCGACATTGGTATTCATTTGGATGAGAGAACAGGAAGATTAACGATTGTATCGGTTATCGATAATTTAATGAAGGGTGCCGCAGGTCAAGCGGTACAAAATGCAAACATTATGAATGGGCTAGACGAGAAGACTGGAATTGACTTTATTCCAATGTATCCATAA
- a CDS encoding prolyl oligopeptidase family serine peptidase: MILVENKHINGIPSLHLAQKDRYYDQLPLVIFEHGFTSAKEHNLHYAYLLAEKGLRVVLPEAAFHGERSANLDTEQLAFHFWEIVLQSINELDTIRQYFETEKLIDPAKIGLVGTSMGGIVTLGSLTKYEWIKAAASLMGMPSYEKFARWQLETLKKNGIHLPLQQEEIERLLNKINTFDLSKKPEKLNGRPLLFWHGKQDPIVPFNYTYDFYEKIKPFYQDSPGKLLFIVDEKSGHKVSREGLLKTVEWFEQHLA; encoded by the coding sequence TTGATACTAGTTGAAAATAAGCATATTAACGGAATCCCTTCCTTACATTTGGCACAAAAAGATCGTTATTATGATCAACTTCCATTAGTTATTTTTGAACATGGCTTTACAAGTGCAAAAGAACATAATTTACATTATGCTTATTTACTCGCTGAAAAAGGCTTGCGTGTTGTTTTGCCTGAAGCAGCTTTTCATGGAGAGCGCAGTGCAAATCTAGATACGGAACAGTTAGCTTTTCATTTTTGGGAAATTGTATTGCAGTCTATCAACGAATTAGACACGATCAGGCAATACTTTGAAACCGAAAAGTTAATTGACCCAGCAAAAATAGGGCTAGTTGGTACCTCAATGGGTGGAATTGTTACACTTGGTTCATTAACAAAGTATGAATGGATAAAGGCGGCAGCCAGCTTAATGGGTATGCCATCATATGAAAAGTTTGCACGATGGCAGTTAGAAACTTTGAAGAAAAATGGTATTCACCTGCCATTACAGCAAGAAGAAATTGAACGACTTCTTAATAAAATAAATACGTTTGATTTAAGTAAAAAACCTGAAAAATTAAATGGCAGACCTCTTCTCTTTTGGCACGGGAAGCAAGATCCGATTGTTCCATTTAATTATACTTATGATTTTTATGAAAAAATTAAACCATTTTATCAGGATTCACCAGGAAAGTTACTTTTTATTGTTGACGAAAAATCCGGACACAAGGTTAGCAGAGAAGGGCTTCTTAAAACAGTAGAATGGTTTGAGCAGCATTTAGCTTAA
- the glp gene encoding gephyrin-like molybdotransferase Glp → MVEMRTPIPVGEAVKRVMTYNKPGSVEYVSIDESYGRYLSEDLVATNNVPPFDKAPYDGFAIRSVDTKEASLSNPVEFEVIDHIGAGMVSSKVLGPFQVVRIMTGAQMPEGSDAVVMLELTKELEKSGKPYITIKRSYNKGDNVSFCGEDAKEGEVLVKRGTFINPGVQAMLATFGYAKVPVAKKPIVGLFATGTELLDVDEPLQPGKIRNSNSHMIMAQIERVGAEPRYYGKLPDELDLCYKAISKALPEVDMLITTGGVSVGDFDLLPEIYEKLGAEILFNKIAMRPGSVTTVAQFEGKLLFGLSGNPSACYVGFELLTRPIIRKMLFSTHPHLRREKAILEADFPKANPFTRFVRSALSVSDGKLVVKPNGKDKSNIVMSLAGANSFIILPGGTRGFGSGDEVDVLLLDEVEGSQWPW, encoded by the coding sequence ATGGTTGAGATGAGAACGCCTATTCCAGTAGGTGAAGCTGTCAAAAGGGTAATGACATATAATAAACCAGGCAGTGTCGAATATGTATCCATTGACGAGAGTTATGGCAGATACTTGTCCGAGGATTTAGTGGCTACAAATAATGTACCACCATTTGATAAAGCACCATATGATGGATTTGCGATTCGATCAGTTGATACAAAAGAGGCGTCGCTTTCCAATCCAGTAGAATTCGAGGTAATAGATCATATCGGTGCAGGGATGGTCAGCTCAAAAGTATTGGGACCGTTTCAAGTGGTACGGATTATGACAGGTGCACAGATGCCAGAGGGCAGTGATGCTGTAGTCATGCTTGAACTAACAAAGGAATTAGAGAAAAGCGGAAAACCATACATAACGATTAAAAGATCATATAATAAAGGGGATAATGTTTCTTTTTGCGGGGAGGATGCCAAAGAGGGGGAAGTCCTAGTTAAAAGGGGAACCTTCATTAATCCTGGTGTACAGGCGATGTTGGCAACTTTTGGCTATGCAAAAGTACCTGTCGCAAAGAAACCAATCGTTGGACTTTTTGCTACGGGAACAGAGTTACTGGATGTGGATGAACCTTTGCAACCGGGTAAAATTCGAAATAGTAATTCTCATATGATTATGGCACAAATTGAACGTGTTGGCGCTGAACCTCGCTATTATGGCAAATTACCTGACGAATTAGATTTATGTTATAAAGCAATTTCTAAAGCGCTTCCTGAGGTTGATATGTTAATTACTACAGGTGGCGTTTCTGTTGGGGATTTTGACTTACTTCCTGAAATTTATGAAAAGCTTGGGGCGGAAATTCTATTTAATAAAATTGCCATGCGCCCTGGAAGTGTCACAACTGTTGCTCAGTTTGAAGGGAAACTCCTTTTTGGATTATCCGGAAATCCTTCAGCGTGTTATGTAGGCTTTGAGTTGCTTACAAGACCGATTATTAGAAAGATGCTGTTTTCTACTCATCCACATTTACGTAGAGAAAAAGCAATTTTAGAAGCTGATTTTCCCAAAGCAAATCCATTTACACGATTTGTTCGAAGTGCACTTTCAGTCTCTGATGGAAAGTTGGTCGTGAAGCCGAATGGAAAGGATAAATCTAATATTGTTATGAGTTTAGCTGGAGCCAATTCATTCATTATTTTGCCTGGTGGAACGCGTGGGTTCGGGTCAGGGGATGAAGTAGATGTATTATTGCTGGACGAGGTTGAGGGAAGTCAGTGGCCTTGGTAA
- the mobB gene encoding molybdopterin-guanine dinucleotide biosynthesis protein B — translation MALVKPFVFQFVGYQNSGKTTFVNTLLSQLKKFGVKTVTIKHHGHGGKPAIANEKDSTTHISSGAIASLVEGGGRLLLQIENSESSLEDKIKLISITKPDLILIEGYKREAYPKAVFIRNDEDVDLLNDLKEIELVLYRDEAPETEIVSFHREDEEAVKWMVDYFLKMI, via the coding sequence GTGGCCTTGGTAAAACCCTTTGTTTTTCAATTTGTAGGATATCAAAATAGTGGAAAAACAACATTTGTAAACACATTATTGTCCCAATTAAAAAAGTTTGGGGTTAAGACTGTTACAATTAAGCATCACGGACATGGTGGCAAACCTGCTATAGCAAATGAAAAAGACTCGACCACACATATATCCTCAGGAGCAATTGCTTCTTTAGTAGAAGGTGGTGGTAGACTACTTCTACAGATTGAAAATAGTGAAAGCTCTTTGGAAGATAAAATAAAGTTAATTTCGATAACAAAACCGGATCTCATTCTGATCGAGGGGTATAAGCGTGAGGCCTATCCAAAAGCCGTCTTTATTCGTAATGATGAGGATGTTGATCTCTTAAATGACTTGAAAGAGATTGAGCTTGTTTTATATCGAGATGAGGCCCCAGAAACAGAAATTGTTTCTTTCCATCGAGAAGATGAAGAAGCCGTTAAATGGATGGTAGATTACTTCCTCAAAATGATATAA
- a CDS encoding Crp/Fnr family transcriptional regulator, translating to MRPTQEVYAELSHLLEPYVHHETKIEKGSFLYQEGETASELYIIHSGKVKVGKLTPDGNELTLRLCSTNDLVGELTLGCLHTKHNLNAKVLEDGKVGVIYKNDLEHHLLSDSKLALEFMKWLSTQNEITQSKLRDLVLKGKKGALYSTLIRLTNSYGLNTNDGILIDHPLTNQEIANFCGTSREVINRLLSDLRKLGVISVDKGMITVHDLDYLKIEINCENCPTHICTIE from the coding sequence ATGCGACCTACTCAAGAAGTATATGCAGAGCTTTCTCATTTGTTAGAACCTTATGTTCATCATGAAACTAAAATTGAGAAAGGAAGCTTTTTATATCAAGAAGGCGAGACAGCTTCTGAACTGTATATCATTCACAGTGGAAAAGTTAAAGTTGGTAAATTAACACCCGATGGCAATGAACTCACTTTACGATTATGTTCTACGAATGATCTTGTTGGTGAATTAACTTTAGGTTGTCTTCATACAAAGCATAACTTAAATGCAAAGGTGTTAGAGGATGGAAAAGTAGGAGTTATTTATAAAAATGATCTAGAACATCATCTTCTCTCTGATAGTAAATTAGCCCTTGAATTTATGAAATGGTTGAGTACACAAAATGAGATCACCCAGAGTAAGCTCCGCGACCTAGTCTTAAAAGGAAAAAAAGGGGCTTTGTATTCGACACTGATTCGGCTTACAAATAGTTATGGATTGAATACAAATGATGGCATCTTAATCGACCACCCTTTAACCAATCAGGAAATTGCTAATTTTTGTGGGACCTCAAGGGAAGTCATTAACCGTTTACTAAGCGACTTGCGTAAATTAGGTGTCATTTCGGTAGATAAAGGAATGATTACCGTTCATGATTTGGATTATTTGAAAATAGAAATTAACTGTGAAAACTGTCCAACACATATATGTACGATTGAATAA
- the argJ gene encoding bifunctional ornithine acetyltransferase/N-acetylglutamate synthase: MQAESKVKEIKNGGILSPKGFLADGIAAGIKKEKKDIGLILSVVPATAAAVYTTNQFQAAPLKVTQDSISHEGLIQAVVVNSGCANACTGDQGLKDAYETREWVAQKFNIPQHLVAVASTGVIGVTLPMEKIKAGIEKLSPLATKEHANSFQKAILTTDTTMKACCFATEVNGKTVTMGGAAKGSGMIHPNMATMLGYITTDANISQEALQLALREVTEKSFNQITVDGDTSTNDTVLVLANGQAGHDPLTPAHPDWSNFMGILTLTCESLAKQIAKDGEGATKLIEVEVQGALNELDARIIAKQIVGSSLVKTAVYGADANWGRIIGAVGQTNAYLNPENVDVSIGSIEMLKSSVPVSFSEEVALDYLKQDFIQIFVHLHCGEAVGKAWGCDLTYDYVKINASYRT; this comes from the coding sequence GTGCAGGCGGAATCGAAAGTAAAGGAAATAAAAAATGGCGGTATTTTATCACCAAAAGGTTTTTTGGCCGACGGAATTGCAGCTGGAATTAAAAAAGAAAAAAAAGATATTGGTTTGATTCTAAGTGTTGTGCCAGCAACTGCTGCTGCTGTGTATACAACAAACCAGTTTCAAGCAGCCCCCCTCAAAGTAACACAAGATAGTATCTCCCATGAAGGCCTGATTCAAGCGGTTGTAGTGAATAGTGGCTGTGCAAATGCCTGTACAGGTGACCAAGGGTTAAAGGATGCTTATGAAACGAGAGAATGGGTTGCTCAGAAGTTTAATATCCCTCAACATTTAGTGGCAGTTGCCTCAACAGGGGTCATTGGAGTTACCCTGCCTATGGAGAAAATAAAAGCTGGAATTGAGAAGTTAAGTCCTTTAGCAACGAAAGAGCATGCGAATTCCTTCCAAAAAGCAATTTTAACAACGGATACAACAATGAAAGCTTGTTGTTTTGCCACAGAAGTAAATGGAAAGACAGTCACAATGGGTGGAGCAGCAAAGGGATCTGGGATGATCCATCCAAATATGGCTACCATGCTTGGATATATTACAACCGATGCAAACATTTCACAAGAGGCTCTTCAATTAGCATTAAGAGAAGTGACCGAAAAATCATTCAATCAAATTACCGTCGATGGGGACACCTCAACAAATGATACGGTTTTAGTTTTAGCGAACGGGCAAGCAGGGCATGACCCTTTAACACCTGCACATCCAGACTGGTCCAACTTTATGGGGATATTAACCTTAACATGTGAAAGTCTTGCTAAGCAAATTGCAAAAGATGGCGAAGGCGCTACAAAGCTAATCGAAGTAGAAGTGCAAGGAGCTCTAAATGAGCTTGATGCAAGAATAATTGCTAAGCAAATAGTAGGTTCCAGCTTGGTAAAAACGGCAGTCTACGGTGCTGACGCGAACTGGGGAAGAATTATTGGAGCAGTTGGTCAAACGAACGCCTATCTAAATCCCGAGAACGTGGATGTCTCAATTGGGTCGATTGAAATGTTGAAATCCAGTGTACCCGTTTCATTCTCGGAGGAAGTGGCTTTAGACTATTTAAAGCAGGATTTTATTCAAATTTTTGTTCATTTACATTGTGGTGAGGCAGTTGGTAAGGCATGGGGCTGTGATTTAACCTATGACTATGTAAAAATTAATGCAAGCTATCGAACTTAA
- a CDS encoding metal-sulfur cluster assembly factor — protein MEEALKENIMGALENVVDPELGIDIVNLGLVYKVEMDDAGILTVDMTLTSMGCPMAGVIVDQVKAAVSEIPEVKDAIVNVVWSPPWTKDKMSRYAKIALGVQ, from the coding sequence ATGGAAGAAGCGTTAAAAGAGAATATTATGGGAGCTCTAGAAAATGTAGTCGATCCCGAACTTGGCATAGATATTGTTAATCTAGGTTTAGTCTATAAAGTAGAAATGGACGATGCAGGGATATTAACTGTTGACATGACTTTAACTTCAATGGGTTGTCCAATGGCTGGGGTAATTGTAGACCAAGTAAAAGCTGCGGTAAGTGAAATTCCAGAGGTAAAAGATGCAATTGTTAATGTTGTTTGGAGTCCCCCATGGACAAAAGATAAAATGTCTAGATATGCAAAAATTGCTCTTGGAGTTCAATAA